A segment of the Acidimicrobiia bacterium genome:
CCCTGGTCGATCAGCTCAAACATCTCGGGTTCTCGTCAATCGCCAACCTGCTGGCTGCCATCAAAGTCGCCAAATTGCACGGCTACGGAGCAGGCGACGTCATTGTCACCGTGGCGACCGACGGGTTCGAACTGTACAAGTCGGAAGTGGACAAGATCATCTCCCGGGACCATCCAGGTGGCTTCGGCGAAACGGCTGCCGCGGCGGCCCATGCCCGGTTCCTCACCGGCATCGATACCGATCACACGGTCGACATCGGGGCGATCGGGAGGAAACGGATATTCAACCTCGGTTACTACACGTGGGTCGAGCAGCAAGGCGTCGATTTCGAGTCATTCGAAGCCAGACGATCCCAGAAATTCTGGAAGGACCTCCATGGACACGTCGAACGTTGGGACGCCCAGATCAACGAATTCAACGCCCGGACCGGAGTGACGGTTGACTGACAATCCGTTTCTCCGATACCGCCAACGCCTCGATTCATACCGGCACGCCATCGAAAACGGCTGGAGCGACCAGCGCTTCACCGAGCTTGTGAACCGAATCGATGAGGCGATCGCATCGGTTGACGGCCATGGTTTCGAGACAACCCCGCTCACGGCCTACGGTCAGCTCCACCCGGGCGGCGACGAGGTCTGGGTGAAAGACGACACAAACAACGTCGGAGGATCCCACAAGGCCCGCCACCTCTTTGGAGTCGCACTTGCTGAGGCTGTCGATGGGGCGGGCACCGGAGAACTGGCGATCGCGTCGTGTGGGAACGCAGCCATCGCAGCGTCTGTCATCGCCAGGGCCATCAGCCGGCCCCTGCGCGTCTTTATCCCGACCTGGGCAGACCAGGCGATCGTCGACATTCTCCGAAGCAATCAGGCGCAGATTGAGATCTGTCGGCGCCATCCGGACGAAACGGGTGACCCGACCTACTTGCGATTCATGGAAGCGGTCGCCACGGGATCAACGCCTTTCTCCGTACAGAGCACGGCTACGCCATCGACGCTCGACGGTGGACGGACGATGGGATGGGAACTCGCCGACCAGCTGGTCGGGGTGGACGTCACGGGCGGACTCGGGCTCTTCATCCAGGTGGGCGGAGGGGCGCTCGCCGCGGCCACCTGGCAAGGGATTACGGAAGGTCTCGGCCAACAGTCAGAGATCAAACCGGTCTTGTTTGCCGTCCAAACGCAAGCCTGCGCTCCCCTGGCGAGAGCCTGGGATCAACTGATCGACGAAGTCGGACCTGACCCGGCCGCCCGTCTGGCCGCCGCCTCTGCCGATCCCGACAGGTTCATGAGGCCCTGGGAGCCGATTGGACCGTCGGAGGCGACCGGCATCCTCGACGATGTGACATATGATTGGCTCCCGATCGTGGCCGGCATGCTCGAATCGGGCGGAGAGCCGATCGTTGTTGACGAAACGACTGTCGTTGCCGCCAACCAGCGGGGCCGGGCGATCACTCACATTGATGTTGAACCAACCGGCACTGCCGGCTATGCCGGCTTATTGGCAACCCGCCGCCCCGGCCAGGCAGTCGTCCTTTTCACTGGCGTCACCCGCTTCTGATCCACGAGGTAACGTCTCGGGATGGAATTTTCTGAGGTCCTTGCCAAACGCCGAATGGTTCGCAATTACACGGACGAGCCTGTCAGTCAAGAACAGCTAGAGCGGATCGTGCATGCCGGCGCCAGGGCTCCAAGCGCCGGTAATACCCGCGGTCAGTCCTTTGTCGTCGTGACCGATCAAGCGACCCGGCGGGCCATCGCCCAACTAGCCGGCGAAGCACAATACGTGGACATGGGCTTCGACCCCTGGGTCTCCAAAGCTCCCGCTCACATCATCATCGGCGTTTCCGAAGATGCCTATCACAGCCGATATCAGGAGGCCGACAAACTGGGCGCCGACGGTGAGATCGAGTGGCCGGTTCCCTACTGGTGGGTCGACGCCGGGGCATCAATGATGGCGATACTCCTGGCTGCGGTTGACGAAGGTTTGGCGGCCGGTTTCCTCGGGGTGCATGCGTTCGACGAACTCGAGGCGCTCGTTGGCATGCCTTCTGAAGTATCGGCGATCGGCATCGCCACCATCGGTCACCCGGCCACCGACCGCCGATCAGGGTCGCTCGACCGACCGAGTCAGGTCGGCGTGCATTGGAATCATTGGACCGCCGATGAATAGGCACTAGTCCGATGTTCATCGATTCGATCAGCCTGTACACGGTTGAAATGACGCTGAGGGATCCATTCACCACGGCGACCAGCAGCCAAACCAGTCGGACCTTGCTGATCCTGTCTGTCACCAGTGGTGACCTGGTCGGATGGGGTGAATGCAGCGCCGATGGATCTGCCTACTGTCGCGGTGAGGATGCCGCGACGGCTCGGATGGCGCTCGACGGAGTCGCCAGATCCCATATCGGCGACCTCGTCGAGGAACCCGCACCATCGACCGAACTGGTGGCTTCCCCGATGGCCGCGGCGGCGCTGGACGCCGCTCGCTGGGACCTCTACGCCAAGTCCATTGGTGCCCCACTGGCCAACGCCCTGGGCGGTTCGCTCAGACGGGTCCCCTCTCGAGCCGTCCTCGCCCAATCAACCGACCGGCTCGCCCGCGCCGACCAGGCAGTCACCGAGGGGTACCGATCGGTCAAGATCAAACTTTCGCCGGCCGACGATTTGGCCGATCTCCACACCATCCGTTCGACACATCCCGCCATCGGAATCGCCGTCGACTTCAACGGATCGGCCAGCCGGCATCGCCCCCCGCCGTCGTATTGGGAACAACTCGACGATCTCAACCTCGACTTTGTTGAGCAACCATTCGATCCATCCGATCAGAATGCCAGCCTCAGGTTGGTAGATACCTCCCCGACACCGATCTGCCTTGACGAAAGCGTGCGAAACCCCCAACAAGCGTCCTGGGCGATCGATCACGGCTTTCTCGTCAACCTGAAAGCGGCCAAGTTCGGAGGCCCAAGCCAGGCCCGCCTCATCGCCAGGACCTGTCCTGATGGGCAATCCTGGTGGGGCGGGATGTTGGAGAGCGGGATTGGACGAGCCCACACGCTCGCACTGGCGACCATGTCTGGCCCGACACTCGCTTCAGATCTCGGCGCGTCCAGTCGGTATTACATGACCGATCTCACGGATCCATTCGAATTGGCCGAGGGCGGGATCCAACCATCGAACTCGCCGGGGATTGGTGTTACGGTCGATACCGAAATACTCGAGGCACTAAGCACCAGTTCTCCCGATCGTTATTCCTAGAATTTCGTGTAACACTCGCCCGCGACGACGCACTTTCTGGTTGGAGGCTGAGATACACCATGAGTACATCCCCGATGGATGACCTGAAAGCATATGCCGCATCATTGACGGATTCCGTCTCTATTGCAGAGACTGACGCCGTGGTTGCTGGCGTCCTTCGCGCCCCCCGCGAAGGACGCCAGCCGGTCAAACAGCGGGTAACCGCCGTTGGCGTCGTCATAGCAACATTTCTTTCAGCGAACGTGGGGTTGGCGGCTGCTTCGCAGAACGCCGCCCCCGGGGATGCTCTGTACGGGGTTGACCGTGCCTACGAACGGATTGCTGAGTTTGTGGGAATTAGCAATCCACGTACCGAGGAACGCCTCCAGGAGGCGAACGATCTAGCCAATCGAGGCGACGCATCTGCTGCGTTAGCTGCGGCGTCAGCCGCGCTTGAAGCTGTGAGTTCGTCCCTGGAGGACCCCGGTTCGGACGGCTACCGCGAAGCGGCGAACTCAGTCCGCGAGGCGTCAGAAGAGATCACCCACGCCATTCCGGCGTCAGGGAATTCCCGTCCCGAATTCGTCAGTGACATGATGGCCGAAACCCGCATGATCGTTGAGTTGGCTCACCAGCTTCGCGATGCCGCCAAGACCGCCGACAACGCCTCTGAGGCTGCCAAGGAACTCAACAACCGGGCCAAGGGGCTTTCCGAGAGAGCCAAGAACGAAAAGGCCAACAATTCGGACAAGGAAAAGCCGAAGGACTCGAACGACAACAACCGGCCATAGGCCGGCAGCCGGGCCAATCGCCCGTTCTATGCGCAAGGCCTGTAGAGTTTCGAGGCCGTGAGAGAATCCGCCGGTGACACATCAGCTACTTGGCCCCCGTCGGTGCAGGCAATCGAACGAGCCCAAGCAGGTGACTCGGAGGCGCTTGCTGATATCCTCCGATCTGGCCACCCCCGGCTCGTCGCATACTTCGCCGGCTCTGGACCTCAACGAGCCGACGCCGAAGATCTGGCAGCGCACACACTTGAAGCCGTCGTCACGTCGATTCACAAGCTCAAGAACCCCCTGGCGTTCGAGGGATGGTTCTGGCAAATTGCCCGCTATTCGTTTCGGGGGTGGATTCGCCGCACCCGGCGGCCCGCCCGCTTCGAGCCCAGCTACACACCGGGCGCGGACCCCGAAGACGCGGTTCATCTTTCGGACGAACACGCCCAGATCCGGACGGCCCTCGAGGCATTGAGCCCCAAAGATCGAAGCCTGCTGTGGTTGCGCGACGTCGAAGAACTGTCCTACGAAGAGATTGGCGGACGGGTCGGCTCAACGGTCGGCACGGTGCGGGTCGCCTATCACCGCGCCCGCAAACGGCTCGAAGAGACCTACGGAGCTCTGGAACAAGATGACTGACATCACGTCCCTCACCAATCCAACGGTCAAGTCAATGGTTCGACTCCGGGAGCGACGAACCAGAGACGCGTCGGGGACCTTCCTGATCGAGGGGGCGACCGAATTGGGCAGGGCTCAAACCCGTTCGGATCTGAACATCGAGACGGTCCTGATTCGCCAGAACAGCTCCTATGTCGCCCGGGACAACGAACGAGTAATCACCGTATCGGACGAAGTTCTCGACAAAGTTGCCATGCGCGGTGCCGGGGCGCAGATGGTCGCCGTTGCTCACCAATTCGACATTGCGCTCAGTTCGCTGGCGCAGACAACGGATCTAGTACTCATCGCTGAAGCCATCGAGAAACCCGGCAATCTCGGCACAATGCTCCGCTCCGCCGATGCCACCGGAGCGGCGGTCATCATCTGTGACCCACTCGTAGACGTCTTCAGCCCCCAGGTGGTCCGGGCCTCCCTCGGATGTCTGTTCACCGTCCCGATCGGCAGGGCAACCAGGCAGCAGGCCATCGCCTGGGCATCGGGCCATACCACCGTCGTCGGCACCCCGGAGGCTGATCGCTCCTTCTACGAGACCGACCTGACT
Coding sequences within it:
- a CDS encoding PLP-dependent lyase/thiolase, which codes for MTDNPFLRYRQRLDSYRHAIENGWSDQRFTELVNRIDEAIASVDGHGFETTPLTAYGQLHPGGDEVWVKDDTNNVGGSHKARHLFGVALAEAVDGAGTGELAIASCGNAAIAASVIARAISRPLRVFIPTWADQAIVDILRSNQAQIEICRRHPDETGDPTYLRFMEAVATGSTPFSVQSTATPSTLDGGRTMGWELADQLVGVDVTGGLGLFIQVGGGALAAATWQGITEGLGQQSEIKPVLFAVQTQACAPLARAWDQLIDEVGPDPAARLAAASADPDRFMRPWEPIGPSEATGILDDVTYDWLPIVAGMLESGGEPIVVDETTVVAANQRGRAITHIDVEPTGTAGYAGLLATRRPGQAVVLFTGVTRF
- a CDS encoding sigma-70 family RNA polymerase sigma factor, with amino-acid sequence MRESAGDTSATWPPSVQAIERAQAGDSEALADILRSGHPRLVAYFAGSGPQRADAEDLAAHTLEAVVTSIHKLKNPLAFEGWFWQIARYSFRGWIRRTRRPARFEPSYTPGADPEDAVHLSDEHAQIRTALEALSPKDRSLLWLRDVEELSYEEIGGRVGSTVGTVRVAYHRARKRLEETYGALEQDD
- a CDS encoding RNA methyltransferase, which produces MTDITSLTNPTVKSMVRLRERRTRDASGTFLIEGATELGRAQTRSDLNIETVLIRQNSSYVARDNERVITVSDEVLDKVAMRGAGAQMVAVAHQFDIALSSLAQTTDLVLIAEAIEKPGNLGTMLRSADATGAAVIICDPLVDVFSPQVVRASLGCLFTVPIGRATRQQAIAWASGHTTVVGTPEADRSFYETDLTGPVAFVVGSEHDGVSDEWKAAATVQCSIPMAGYADSLNAATSAALMLYEAVRQRHQGDR
- a CDS encoding nitroreductase family protein, translated to MEFSEVLAKRRMVRNYTDEPVSQEQLERIVHAGARAPSAGNTRGQSFVVVTDQATRRAIAQLAGEAQYVDMGFDPWVSKAPAHIIIGVSEDAYHSRYQEADKLGADGEIEWPVPYWWVDAGASMMAILLAAVDEGLAAGFLGVHAFDELEALVGMPSEVSAIGIATIGHPATDRRSGSLDRPSQVGVHWNHWTADE